A region from the Candidatus Electrothrix scaldis genome encodes:
- the recB gene encoding exodeoxyribonuclease V subunit beta produces MHPLHPLTLNLHGQILIEASAGTGKTYTIALLFLRLLLERGLSVDEVLVVTFTKAATEELRGRIRQRIRDALDVLEGQGPDDPLLRELLDKATAAIAVDRARILLGDALTRMDEAAIYTIHGFCQRMLQDHAFESGAPFAMEFLESEQLLRKRIMEDFWRKRFYPASEAEAAWVASLWQTPDELLAGLGGHLGRQDLECIPAVTEEAVAEQAESLAALFSRVQEQWQADGEAIAELLRENKRLSRDKSKGYGQPRLDDALEALSIFLAAEQMPWLMQAELELFTHSKIQSSVKKTGKAEPPEHPFFALFEEFYQAHQQLSKARRILVLRQARTWLENELARRKQAQDQLSFDDLLTRLEAALQGKGGQRLAGRISKRFPIIMVDEFQDTDPLQYRIFAAVHRATEGIAGPDIETGALTEQKRPGLFLIGDPKQAIYSFRGADIFTYIQARQDTLPENRLTMTTNYRSATPMVAAVNRLFQHETPFLFTKDEIDFPEVEAAGLADKKPLLLEAISRGESPCSPSQGGQTHRSAPTTSPAPLTCLLLPQDDKGKALSKGAAEELAARFCAHEIADLLVAGQGGTARFGEQSLSAGDIAVLVRTHAEADLVRKELSALSITSVSFSQQSVFAGKEARQLLTVMTALNDLSDAALVRTALVTELFGYTAERLDRFHNDEQEWEEVMQGMIEYRRVWQQQGVIPMLQKLLKKQQTVSRLHAAPTGERMLTNFLHLAELLQAESRHRSGAHGANALLRWFSDQIHAPEQHAENQQLRLESDENLVKIVTIHKSKGMEYPVVFLPFLWAARPCSRERPLAFHRPDQPDQLCLDLGSGEDEHFALAEKERLAEDLRLLYVAVTRARACCFFCWGRVSKMEDSALCYLLHGGLPDAEQLLPELERLNEDNDLLALKPFPERFLPAKLNAIDNETQLVSASFTGQIDTRWQLTSYSGLIASVHDAPEVVRPEPERPDYDEATVNDAVKESGLLDSPVQDAFTFPKGAAAGTCLHAILEQISFTDPRTHEAVVTVELARAGFDRSWVLVVAEWMGDVLQTPFAVGEEGEFSSLSTLEEQDRVNEMAFYFPLSGMRLGRFNQVLEAFSYPPLPNQHEVLEGLMVGFIDLVFSVAGRYYLADYKSNYLGDQPADYQQAQLQQAMLEHRYDLQYLLYTLALHRFLRGRIKGYTYDQHFGGAVYFFLRGMHPEYAPGTGIFAARPPLALIEALDQVMGQMEKGTGKVEKGTGKGDRFIS; encoded by the coding sequence ATGCACCCACTCCACCCCCTGACCCTCAACCTCCACGGCCAGATCCTCATTGAGGCCAGCGCCGGTACCGGCAAGACCTACACCATCGCCCTCCTCTTTCTCCGCCTGCTCCTGGAACGGGGCCTGAGCGTGGACGAGGTCCTGGTGGTCACCTTTACCAAGGCCGCCACCGAGGAGCTGCGCGGCCGGATTCGCCAGCGTATCCGTGACGCCCTGGATGTGCTGGAAGGCCAGGGACCGGATGATCCCCTGCTCCGGGAGCTGCTGGACAAGGCCACAGCAGCAATTGCCGTGGATCGGGCCAGGATCCTGCTCGGCGATGCCCTGACCCGCATGGACGAGGCCGCCATCTACACCATCCACGGCTTCTGTCAGCGCATGCTCCAGGACCATGCCTTTGAGTCGGGAGCCCCCTTTGCAATGGAGTTCCTGGAGAGCGAACAGCTCCTGCGCAAACGAATCATGGAGGATTTCTGGCGCAAGCGCTTCTACCCTGCCTCTGAGGCAGAGGCGGCCTGGGTGGCCTCGCTCTGGCAGACCCCGGATGAGCTACTCGCCGGGCTGGGAGGTCATCTGGGACGGCAGGACCTGGAGTGTATCCCGGCGGTTACTGAGGAGGCGGTGGCAGAGCAGGCAGAATCTCTGGCCGCGCTCTTCAGCAGGGTGCAGGAGCAATGGCAGGCAGATGGGGAGGCTATTGCTGAGCTCTTACGAGAGAATAAGCGCCTTTCTCGCGATAAGAGCAAGGGATACGGTCAGCCCCGCCTGGATGATGCCTTGGAGGCGTTGAGTATATTCCTTGCTGCCGAGCAGATGCCTTGGCTGATGCAGGCCGAGCTGGAGCTGTTCACGCACAGTAAGATCCAATCCTCTGTAAAGAAGACGGGTAAGGCGGAACCGCCCGAGCATCCCTTCTTTGCCCTGTTTGAGGAGTTCTATCAGGCCCATCAACAGCTCAGTAAGGCTCGACGCATCCTTGTCCTGCGCCAAGCCAGAACCTGGTTGGAGAATGAGCTGGCCCGGCGTAAGCAGGCCCAGGACCAACTCTCTTTTGATGACCTCCTCACCCGGCTGGAGGCAGCCCTGCAAGGCAAAGGGGGACAGCGGCTAGCCGGTCGCATCAGCAAGCGTTTCCCAATCATTATGGTGGATGAATTTCAGGATACCGATCCCCTCCAGTACCGGATTTTTGCGGCAGTCCATCGGGCTACGGAAGGCATTGCAGGGCCAGATATAGAGACAGGCGCACTGACAGAGCAAAAACGCCCCGGCCTCTTCCTCATCGGTGATCCCAAGCAGGCCATCTACAGCTTTCGCGGGGCAGATATCTTTACCTATATCCAGGCCCGGCAGGACACTTTGCCGGAGAACCGCCTGACCATGACCACCAATTACCGCTCTGCTACCCCAATGGTTGCAGCGGTTAATCGCCTGTTCCAGCATGAGACACCCTTTCTCTTTACCAAGGACGAGATTGATTTCCCGGAGGTAGAGGCAGCAGGGTTGGCAGATAAGAAGCCTCTTCTTCTGGAGGCGATCAGTAGGGGCGAATCCCCGTGTTCGCCCTCCCAGGGCGGGCAGACACACAGGTCTGCCCCTACAACATCTCCTGCCCCTCTGACCTGCCTCCTCCTACCGCAAGATGATAAGGGCAAGGCCTTATCCAAGGGTGCTGCCGAGGAGCTGGCTGCCCGTTTCTGCGCCCACGAGATCGCGGATCTGCTGGTAGCGGGCCAGGGCGGTACAGCCCGATTCGGGGAACAGTCCCTGAGTGCCGGTGATATTGCCGTCCTGGTGCGGACCCATGCTGAGGCGGATCTTGTCCGTAAGGAGCTGAGCGCCCTGTCCATCACCTCGGTCTCCTTTAGCCAGCAATCGGTCTTTGCCGGTAAGGAGGCCAGGCAGCTGCTCACCGTCATGACGGCCCTGAATGATCTCTCCGATGCAGCCCTGGTACGCACCGCCCTGGTCACCGAGCTGTTTGGTTATACTGCAGAACGCCTGGATCGATTCCACAATGATGAGCAGGAGTGGGAAGAGGTCATGCAGGGCATGATTGAGTATCGCCGGGTCTGGCAGCAACAGGGCGTAATTCCCATGCTGCAAAAGCTCCTCAAGAAGCAACAGACGGTCAGCCGCCTCCATGCCGCCCCCACTGGGGAGAGGATGCTGACCAACTTCCTCCATCTTGCCGAGCTCCTTCAGGCCGAGTCCCGCCATCGTAGCGGAGCACATGGGGCCAATGCCCTGCTGCGTTGGTTCAGCGACCAGATCCATGCCCCGGAACAGCACGCAGAAAACCAGCAGCTTCGCCTGGAAAGTGATGAAAACCTGGTCAAGATTGTGACCATCCATAAGTCTAAAGGCATGGAGTACCCGGTGGTCTTTCTTCCCTTCCTCTGGGCAGCCCGTCCCTGTTCGCGCGAGCGGCCCTTGGCCTTTCATCGGCCTGACCAACCTGATCAACTCTGCCTGGACCTGGGCAGCGGTGAAGATGAGCATTTTGCTCTGGCAGAAAAGGAGCGACTGGCCGAGGATTTGCGTCTACTCTATGTGGCAGTGACTCGGGCTCGGGCCTGTTGTTTCTTCTGTTGGGGCCGGGTCAGTAAGATGGAGGACTCTGCCCTCTGCTATCTGCTCCACGGGGGCCTGCCAGATGCTGAGCAGCTCCTCCCTGAACTGGAACGCCTGAATGAGGACAACGATCTGCTGGCTTTGAAGCCCTTTCCTGAGCGTTTTCTGCCTGCAAAGCTGAATGCAATAGACAATGAGACCCAGCTGGTTAGTGCATCCTTTACCGGTCAGATTGATACCCGTTGGCAGCTCACCAGTTACTCCGGCCTCATTGCCTCTGTTCATGACGCACCTGAAGTTGTCCGGCCCGAGCCGGAACGCCCTGATTATGATGAGGCCACGGTCAATGACGCGGTCAAGGAGAGCGGATTGTTAGACTCCCCGGTTCAGGATGCCTTTACCTTTCCCAAGGGCGCTGCGGCGGGCACCTGTCTCCATGCCATTCTGGAACAGATCAGCTTTACCGATCCTCGTACGCATGAAGCGGTGGTGACAGTGGAACTGGCCCGGGCCGGTTTTGACCGAAGCTGGGTTCTTGTGGTGGCTGAGTGGATGGGAGATGTGCTTCAGACCCCCTTCGCGGTGGGCGAGGAAGGAGAATTCTCCTCGCTCTCTACTCTTGAGGAGCAGGACAGAGTCAATGAGATGGCCTTTTACTTTCCTCTTTCCGGGATGCGCTTAGGCCGCTTCAATCAGGTCCTGGAGGCGTTTTCCTACCCGCCTCTGCCTAACCAGCACGAGGTCCTGGAAGGCCTGATGGTGGGTTTTATCGATCTGGTCTTCTCGGTTGCTGGCCGCTATTATCTGGCAGATTATAAGTCCAATTATCTTGGTGACCAGCCTGCTGATTACCAGCAGGCACAGCTCCAGCAAGCCATGCTTGAGCACCGCTATGATCTGCAATATCTCCTCTACACCCTGGCCCTGCATCGCTTTCTCCGAGGGCGGATCAAAGGATATACCTATGACCAGCATTTCGGTGGGGCCGTGTACTTCTTTCTCCGTGGGATGCACCCAGAGTATGCACCGGGCACCGGTATCTTTGCTGCCCGTCCTCCCTTGGCGCTCATTGAGGCCCTGGATCAGGTTATGGGGCAGATGGAAAAGGGGACTGGAAAAGTGGAAAAGGGGACTGGAAAAGGGGACAGATTTATTTCTTGA
- a CDS encoding GGGtGRT protein: MALFEGYERRIDKINAALAEHGIASLEEAQQMSKDAGLDVYSIVKEVQPICFENACWAYIAGAAVALKKGQTKAVDIAATLGIGLQAFCIPGSVAENRKVGIGHGNLAAMLLNENTRCFAFLAGHESFAAAEGAIGLAKSANRVRTEPLRVILNGLGKDAAYIISRINGFTYVRTQFDYASGTLNIVSEKPFSDGPRSKVRCFGADDVREGVAINHHEGVDVSITGNSTNPTRFQHPVAGTYKKECLEQGRKYFSVASGGGTGRTLHPDNMAAGPASYGMTDTMGRMHCDAQFAGSSSVPAHVEMMGFIGMGNNPMVGASVAVAVAMEQACS; encoded by the coding sequence ATGGCCTTATTTGAAGGATACGAACGAAGAATTGACAAGATCAATGCGGCTCTGGCCGAGCACGGTATTGCGAGTCTTGAAGAAGCCCAACAGATGAGCAAAGACGCTGGCCTGGATGTGTACTCCATCGTCAAAGAGGTCCAGCCCATCTGTTTTGAAAATGCCTGCTGGGCCTATATTGCTGGCGCGGCTGTGGCCCTGAAGAAGGGCCAGACCAAAGCGGTAGATATCGCCGCAACCCTGGGTATCGGCCTCCAGGCCTTCTGTATTCCTGGCTCGGTTGCGGAAAACCGCAAGGTAGGTATCGGGCACGGTAACCTGGCCGCCATGCTGCTCAACGAAAACACCCGCTGCTTTGCCTTTCTGGCTGGCCACGAGTCCTTTGCTGCCGCAGAAGGTGCTATCGGTCTTGCAAAATCTGCCAACCGGGTTCGCACTGAACCCCTGCGGGTTATCCTCAACGGTTTGGGCAAGGATGCAGCCTACATCATCTCCCGAATCAACGGCTTTACCTATGTGCGGACCCAGTTTGATTATGCCAGCGGTACTCTGAATATTGTTTCCGAAAAGCCTTTCTCTGATGGACCTCGTTCCAAGGTGCGCTGTTTCGGTGCGGATGATGTACGTGAAGGTGTGGCGATTAACCACCATGAGGGGGTTGATGTCTCCATCACCGGGAACTCCACCAACCCGACCCGCTTCCAGCATCCGGTCGCCGGTACCTATAAAAAGGAATGCTTAGAGCAGGGCAGAAAGTATTTCTCTGTTGCCTCAGGCGGTGGTACCGGGCGTACTCTGCACCCGGATAACATGGCTGCGGGACCGGCTTCTTACGGTATGACCGACACAATGGGCAGAATGCATTGCGATGCCCAGTTTGCTGGGTCCTCATCGGTTCCGGCCCATGTGGAAATGATGGGTTTCATCGGCATGGGGAATAACCCGATGGTCGGGGCCTCGGTTGCGGTGGCCGTTGCCATGGAGCAGGCTTGTAGTTAA
- the queC gene encoding 7-cyano-7-deazaguanine synthase QueC, with protein sequence MNTQRKKAVILLSGGLDSTTVLAIARSRGFQCHCLSFRYGQKQDIELQRAAAIAQHMEAAEHLVLRLDLGMIGGSALTSDIAVPKDRQLQEIEKDIPVTYVPARNIIFLSHALAWAEVIGATDIFLGINAVDYSGYPDCRPEFLKSFERTANLGTKEGSTGHPFKLHAPLIELSKKEIIEVGTQLGVDYSKTHSCYDPVDGLACGHCDACILRLRGFAEAGLEDPAPYAE encoded by the coding sequence ATGAACACACAACGAAAAAAGGCAGTTATTCTCCTCAGCGGCGGCCTGGACTCCACAACGGTCCTGGCCATTGCTCGCTCCAGGGGCTTTCAATGCCATTGCCTCAGCTTTCGCTACGGGCAAAAGCAGGATATTGAGTTACAGCGGGCAGCAGCCATTGCCCAGCACATGGAGGCGGCAGAGCATCTGGTCCTGCGCCTGGACTTAGGAATGATTGGTGGCTCTGCCCTGACCTCGGATATTGCCGTGCCTAAGGACCGCCAGCTCCAGGAGATCGAAAAGGATATCCCGGTGACCTATGTCCCGGCCCGCAATATCATCTTCCTCTCCCATGCCCTGGCCTGGGCCGAGGTCATCGGAGCCACGGATATCTTTCTTGGCATCAATGCGGTGGACTATAGCGGCTACCCTGATTGCCGACCTGAGTTCCTCAAGTCCTTTGAGCGGACCGCCAACCTGGGCACCAAGGAAGGCAGCACCGGCCACCCCTTCAAGCTCCATGCCCCTCTGATTGAGCTGAGCAAGAAGGAGATCATCGAGGTGGGCACTCAGCTGGGGGTGGATTACTCCAAGACCCATAGCTGCTATGATCCGGTGGACGGCCTTGCCTGCGGGCATTGCGATGCCTGTATCCTGCGGCTGCGCGGCTTTGCCGAGGCCGGGCTGGAAGATCCGGCGCCGTATGCTGAATAG
- a CDS encoding (Fe-S)-binding protein produces the protein MKNKSVPFPDAENCIECGLCVRECSFLQEYGTPKAIASSWRPDSKAGQQLPFACNLCGLCTAVCPPKIGLDPQAMFLEMRQQVVASGVAPFSEHKRILAYEQRGSSSLFSCFALPKNCDERCDTVLFPGCAFAGTRPTHLLELFAHLRQSIPTLGMVLGCCTKPSHDLGRRDFFHSRFGELRQALMAQGVRRVLVLCPSCHAVFKQYGSPLHTEYVYSVLAEQPLPEEYTHQCIGKAGLENITVHDPCTTRQDSQVHAAVRKLLGLAGLKVEDMPHHGGKTLCCGEGGAVPFLRKDLARHWGDLRRKEVEEQVVVPLAVTYCAGCVDFLKSRMQIVHLLDLLFAPEATLKGRVKVARAPFTYLNRLLLKWRLGKGDGFIFVNLKGKLCDRLKK, from the coding sequence ATGAAAAATAAATCCGTCCCCTTTCCCGATGCAGAGAACTGCATCGAATGCGGTCTCTGTGTTCGGGAATGCAGTTTCTTACAGGAGTATGGTACGCCCAAGGCCATAGCCTCTTCCTGGCGACCAGACAGCAAAGCTGGCCAGCAGCTCCCCTTTGCCTGTAACCTCTGCGGCCTCTGCACAGCGGTCTGTCCACCCAAGATTGGCCTTGACCCACAAGCCATGTTTCTCGAAATGCGTCAGCAGGTGGTGGCAAGCGGGGTGGCTCCCTTTTCAGAACATAAGCGCATCCTTGCTTACGAACAGCGTGGCTCCTCGTCCCTGTTTTCCTGCTTTGCTCTGCCGAAAAATTGTGATGAACGGTGCGATACCGTGCTCTTTCCCGGCTGTGCCTTTGCTGGAACGCGCCCGACCCATCTTTTGGAGCTCTTTGCACACCTGCGCCAAAGCATTCCCACCCTGGGGATGGTCTTAGGCTGTTGCACCAAGCCCTCCCATGATCTTGGGCGAAGGGATTTTTTTCATAGCAGATTCGGAGAACTGCGGCAGGCTCTCATGGCCCAGGGAGTACGTCGGGTCCTGGTGCTCTGCCCCAGCTGCCATGCGGTTTTTAAACAATACGGCTCCCCGTTGCACACAGAGTATGTGTACAGTGTTCTTGCTGAACAGCCCTTACCTGAGGAGTATACGCACCAGTGTATAGGGAAGGCCGGGCTCGAAAACATCACGGTGCATGATCCCTGCACAACACGGCAGGATTCCCAGGTCCATGCTGCGGTACGGAAGCTTCTCGGGTTGGCGGGCTTAAAGGTGGAGGACATGCCCCATCATGGGGGGAAGACGCTGTGCTGTGGGGAGGGCGGGGCCGTGCCCTTTCTCCGCAAAGATCTTGCCCGACACTGGGGTGATCTGCGTAGAAAGGAGGTGGAAGAACAGGTCGTTGTGCCTCTTGCGGTCACCTATTGTGCAGGCTGTGTGGATTTCCTCAAATCCCGGATGCAGATCGTGCATCTGCTCGACCTGCTCTTTGCCCCGGAAGCTACGCTTAAAGGAAGAGTAAAGGTTGCTCGGGCTCCATTCACCTATCTCAACCGTCTGCTCCTTAAGTGGCGTCTCGGAAAAGGGGACGGATTTATTTTTGTCAATTTAAAAGGCAAGCTATGTGACCGCCTCAAGAAATAA
- a CDS encoding Fic family protein, with product MQRDLQGSYSTVSTVGESVRAFIPAPLPPEPPLAWDSALREKFDRALVSLGRLDAVSVLLPDTGLFLYMYVRKEAVLSSQIEGTQSSLSDLLLYEVSHRPGVPLDDVQEVSNYVAAQQHGLLRLKDGFPLSLRLLKEMHAVLLAKGRGSRQTPGEFRKSQNWIGGSRPGNAHFVPPPADRLMECMGALEHFLHDQPERTPVLVKAALAHVQFETIHPFLDGNGRLGRLLITLLLCSEGVLREPLLYLSLYFKTHRQQYYTLLNHVRLTGDWESWLDFFAEAVIETAGQAVETARNLARLAETDRQRIHSLGRSAGSALRVHQVLLEQPVVSPGLIAEKSGLSPATVNTVLLRLEQLNVVSEISGLQRNRLYSYTTYIELMNQGTETNE from the coding sequence ATGCAACGCGACCTACAAGGAAGTTACAGTACCGTAAGTACGGTAGGAGAATCAGTCCGTGCCTTTATTCCGGCTCCTTTGCCGCCGGAGCCTCCTCTGGCTTGGGATTCGGCATTACGGGAGAAATTTGATCGCGCTCTTGTTTCATTAGGACGCCTGGATGCTGTTTCCGTTCTTCTGCCAGATACCGGCCTGTTCCTCTATATGTATGTACGAAAGGAAGCTGTGCTTTCCTCTCAGATTGAGGGGACGCAATCTTCTCTTTCCGATCTTCTCCTTTATGAAGTCAGTCATCGTCCCGGTGTTCCTCTGGATGATGTGCAGGAGGTAAGCAACTATGTCGCGGCCCAGCAGCACGGTTTGCTCAGGCTGAAAGACGGATTCCCGCTCTCATTGCGCTTGCTCAAGGAGATGCATGCTGTTCTGCTGGCTAAAGGTCGGGGAAGTCGACAGACACCGGGAGAGTTCAGAAAGAGTCAGAACTGGATCGGCGGGAGCAGGCCCGGTAATGCTCATTTTGTTCCGCCTCCAGCTGATCGACTTATGGAATGCATGGGTGCTTTAGAGCATTTTCTTCATGATCAGCCTGAAAGAACACCAGTTTTAGTCAAAGCGGCTCTGGCTCATGTTCAGTTTGAGACCATTCATCCCTTCTTAGACGGCAACGGTAGGTTAGGCCGTCTGTTAATCACTCTCCTGCTTTGCTCGGAAGGGGTGTTGCGTGAGCCCCTACTTTACCTGAGTCTGTATTTCAAAACCCATCGTCAGCAGTACTATACCTTATTGAATCATGTTCGCCTGACCGGAGATTGGGAAAGCTGGCTGGATTTTTTTGCTGAGGCAGTCATCGAAACAGCTGGCCAGGCTGTGGAGACTGCCCGCAACCTGGCCCGGCTTGCAGAAACAGATCGGCAGCGGATACATTCGCTCGGCAGATCGGCAGGATCTGCTTTACGGGTACATCAGGTTCTCCTGGAGCAACCTGTCGTTTCACCGGGACTAATAGCGGAGAAATCCGGTCTTTCACCGGCAACGGTCAACACTGTCCTGCTACGCCTGGAGCAACTCAATGTGGTGTCGGAGATCAGTGGATTGCAACGTAATCGATTGTACAGCTATACAACGTATATTGAGCTGATGAATCAGGGAACTGAAACGAATGAATAG
- the tsaA gene encoding tRNA (N6-threonylcarbamoyladenosine(37)-N6)-methyltransferase TrmO, with product MHLPELHFIGKVHSDIHNLKDAPKFHAESGRTGTLEIYPQYQDGLKGIAAGQTIVVLCWFHQADRNALQVYPRGDKSKGLRGVFATRSPMRPNPIAISELKVLAVDGCRIEVSGLDILHETPIVDIKNIPS from the coding sequence ATGCACCTCCCAGAACTCCATTTCATCGGCAAGGTCCACAGCGATATCCACAACCTCAAGGACGCGCCGAAATTCCACGCTGAGTCAGGTCGCACCGGGACCCTGGAGATCTATCCCCAGTACCAGGACGGCCTGAAGGGAATCGCCGCAGGGCAGACCATCGTTGTTCTCTGCTGGTTCCATCAGGCGGACCGCAATGCCCTCCAGGTTTATCCACGGGGAGATAAATCCAAAGGACTGCGTGGTGTATTCGCCACCCGTAGCCCCATGCGCCCTAACCCCATTGCCATTTCCGAGCTCAAGGTCCTGGCCGTAGACGGCTGCCGAATCGAGGTTTCCGGCCTGGATATTCTCCACGAAACCCCCATTGTTGACATCAAGAATATACCTTCTTAA
- the sfsA gene encoding DNA/RNA nuclease SfsA, with protein MLLPPIRQQGILIRRYKRFLADIALADGTELTVHCPNSGAMRGCSAPESPVVISKSDNPKRKYAWTLEMVQEDGVWIGVNTGMTNKLVHEALDNGVIAAFGPIQSVQPEVKVSDKSRLDFLLQTEGGPVYVEVKNCSLVEDDKAMFPDAVTARGTKHLHELSQLLDPENQKTRAAVLFCVQRADGHCFAPARHIDPVYAETLAEVHKQGVQVLAYRAEVTPEEVRIVSAMELCLEAQ; from the coding sequence ATGCTCCTCCCTCCCATACGCCAGCAGGGCATCCTTATCCGACGCTATAAACGCTTTCTTGCTGATATTGCCCTTGCCGACGGCACTGAATTGACTGTACATTGTCCCAACTCCGGTGCCATGCGTGGCTGCTCTGCCCCTGAAAGTCCGGTGGTGATCTCCAAGTCGGATAATCCCAAGCGGAAATACGCCTGGACCCTGGAGATGGTGCAGGAAGACGGGGTCTGGATCGGGGTGAATACCGGCATGACCAATAAGCTGGTCCATGAGGCCCTGGACAACGGGGTGATTGCTGCCTTTGGCCCCATCCAATCGGTGCAACCCGAGGTCAAGGTCTCGGACAAGAGCCGCCTGGATTTTCTCCTCCAAACAGAGGGCGGTCCGGTGTATGTTGAGGTGAAGAACTGTTCCTTGGTGGAGGATGACAAGGCCATGTTTCCGGATGCGGTCACAGCAAGAGGCACCAAGCATCTCCATGAGCTGAGCCAGCTACTTGATCCAGAGAACCAGAAAACACGGGCAGCGGTGCTGTTCTGTGTCCAGCGGGCAGATGGTCATTGCTTTGCCCCGGCCCGCCATATTGACCCAGTCTACGCAGAAACCTTGGCTGAGGTGCATAAGCAGGGCGTGCAAGTCCTGGCCTACCGGGCAGAGGTCACACCGGAGGAGGTCCGCATCGTCTCGGCAATGGAACTCTGCCTGGAAGCGCAGTAA